A part of Dermacentor variabilis isolate Ectoservices chromosome 10, ASM5094787v1, whole genome shotgun sequence genomic DNA contains:
- the LOC142559583 gene encoding uncharacterized protein LOC142559583: MAGKEADRPYFTMSGGSCNVDQSASSAASDLNQGSAPEETREAAWHQREYLAAIGIQECHLCGFAFTDMAAFRNHADDHSLGKKHCCPQCGKLFMRPHLLASHLGTHGEPSFECGVCGKKFYTKDGQRRHMRSCRVGAQDRGAV, translated from the exons ATGGCCGGCAAAGAAGCAGATCGACCCTACTTTACGATGTCGGGCGGCAGCTGCAACGTGGACCAGAGTGCAAGCAGTGCAGCCAGTGATCTAAACCAGGGCAG TGCTCCCGAAGAAACCAGAGAAGCAGCGTGGCATCAGCGAGAGTACCTGGCTGCCATCGGAATCCAAGAGTGCCACCTGTGCGGGTTCGCTTTCACCGACATGGCGGCCTTCAGAAACCACGCCGATGACCACTCGCTGGGGAAAAAGCACTGCTGCCCCCAGTGTGGTAAACTGTTTATGAGGCCTCACCTGCTCGCGAGTCATTTAGGTACGCACGGCGAACCGTCCTTTGAGTGCGGCGTGTGCGGCAAAAAATTTTATACCAAAGATGGCCAGAGGAGGCACATGCGTTCATGCCGCGTAGGGGCACAGGACCGAGGAGCCGTCTGA